From one Lysinibacillus sp. G4S2 genomic stretch:
- the hrcA gene encoding heat-inducible transcriptional repressor HrcA gives MLTNRQLQILQAIVDDFIMFAQPVGSRQISKKQEITFSPATIRNEMADLEELGFLEKTHTSSGRVPSEKGYRFYVDHLLNPQGINSRDIQQIQSIFNDRLVEVEHIIRKSANILSELTSYTSILLGPDVQRHRVKRFSIVPLSSDTAVAIIVTNNGHVENRMFSLPPNFTASDLEKMVNILNERLVGVSLEDIHKKLEAEVLAVLQQHVRSADDFIHALVTATMHNSESKIFYGGKTNMFNQPEFHDLNKVRMILDLMETTSQVQSLFHPNESGIQIRIGSENKQLEMENCSVITTTYSIGEDQQGAIAIIGPTRMDYKRVVALLDVIRMDLTQAFTKNRSD, from the coding sequence ATGCTAACAAATCGGCAATTACAAATATTGCAAGCCATTGTAGACGACTTCATTATGTTTGCACAGCCGGTAGGTTCTCGCCAAATCTCCAAAAAGCAAGAGATTACATTTAGTCCAGCCACAATTCGAAATGAAATGGCGGATTTAGAGGAATTAGGCTTCTTAGAAAAAACGCACACTTCCTCTGGTCGAGTGCCTTCGGAAAAGGGTTATAGATTTTATGTGGATCATTTGTTGAACCCACAGGGCATTAATTCAAGGGACATTCAGCAAATTCAATCAATTTTCAACGATCGTTTAGTAGAAGTAGAGCATATAATTCGAAAGTCAGCCAATATATTATCAGAGCTGACATCGTATACATCGATTCTTTTAGGACCTGATGTTCAAAGACATCGTGTTAAACGATTTTCAATTGTGCCACTCTCTAGCGATACAGCAGTTGCGATAATCGTAACGAATAACGGACATGTTGAAAATAGGATGTTTAGTTTACCTCCTAATTTTACCGCTTCTGATTTAGAGAAAATGGTTAATATCTTAAATGAACGCCTAGTTGGTGTTTCATTAGAGGATATTCATAAAAAACTCGAAGCTGAAGTGCTAGCAGTATTACAGCAGCATGTTCGATCAGCGGATGATTTTATTCACGCTCTCGTTACAGCGACGATGCATAATTCAGAAAGTAAAATTTTCTATGGTGGTAAAACAAATATGTTCAACCAACCGGAATTCCACGATTTAAATAAAGTCCGTATGATTTTGGACTTAATGGAAACGACTAGCCAAGTTCAGTCGCTCTTCCATCCTAATGAATCGGGCATTCAAATTCGTATAGGCTCAGAAAATAAACAGTTAGAAATGGAAAACTGTAGTGTCATTACGACCACTTATTCTATTGGTGAAGATCAACAAGGAGCTATA
- the hemW gene encoding radical SAM family heme chaperone HemW, producing MARGVYIHIPFCHQICNYCDFNKFYFKNQPVDEYIEVLGKEMELATKKYPESFKQIETIFLGGGTPTALSPQQLEKLLELIRTYIPMSSVTEFTSEANPDELSEAKMRALFDGGVNRLSMGVQSFNQELLKKIGRTHSNDHVYETISMAKKVGFRNISLDLMYGLPGQTMAQWKDSLEKAFALDLPHFSAYSLIVEPKTIFYNQYTKGKLHLPTEDLEADMYDVLMDQMEAHGLQQYEISNFAQSGFSSKHNKIYWENDEYAGFGAGAHGYLAGVRYSNHGPLKKYMDTVNAGVLPIVYEHVVTENEKREEQMFLGLRKTEGITHTIYEEKFKESIHVRYRHVIEKLVSEDLLEYDTNGIRLTRKGRFVGNEVFQQFLLED from the coding sequence ATGGCACGAGGTGTTTACATTCATATTCCTTTTTGTCATCAAATTTGCAACTATTGCGACTTCAATAAATTTTATTTCAAAAATCAACCAGTTGATGAATATATAGAAGTGCTTGGCAAGGAGATGGAGCTTGCTACAAAAAAATATCCCGAGAGTTTTAAACAAATTGAAACGATATTTCTTGGCGGTGGTACACCAACAGCTTTATCACCTCAACAATTAGAGAAGCTTCTTGAGCTTATTCGTACGTATATTCCGATGAGCAGTGTGACAGAATTTACATCAGAGGCTAATCCAGACGAGCTGTCAGAAGCGAAAATGCGGGCATTGTTTGATGGTGGTGTAAATCGCTTAAGTATGGGTGTGCAATCCTTTAATCAAGAGTTGTTAAAGAAAATTGGTCGTACACATAGTAACGATCACGTTTATGAAACAATTTCTATGGCGAAAAAGGTAGGTTTCAGAAATATAAGTCTAGATTTAATGTATGGTTTACCGGGGCAGACGATGGCACAATGGAAGGACTCCTTAGAAAAAGCGTTTGCGCTTGATTTACCACATTTTTCAGCGTATTCACTAATCGTGGAGCCAAAAACTATTTTTTATAATCAATACACAAAAGGTAAGCTACATTTACCAACTGAAGATCTTGAAGCAGATATGTATGATGTGCTGATGGACCAGATGGAGGCACATGGACTTCAACAATACGAAATTAGCAACTTTGCACAATCTGGTTTCAGTTCTAAACATAATAAAATATACTGGGAAAACGATGAATACGCAGGCTTTGGTGCCGGGGCTCATGGATATCTAGCAGGTGTGCGTTATTCAAATCACGGACCGTTGAAAAAGTATATGGATACCGTGAATGCAGGGGTACTACCAATTGTATATGAACATGTTGTAACAGAGAATGAAAAACGAGAAGAGCAAATGTTTTTAGGTCTGCGTAAAACAGAAGGAATTACACACACTATATATGAAGAGAAATTTAAAGAATCGATACATGTACGTTACCGACATGTCATCGAAAAACTAGTTTCAGAAGATCTTTTGGAATATGATACTAATGGAATTCGTCTTACCCGAAAAGGTCGTTTTGTAGGTAATGAAGTATTTCAACAATTTTTACTAGAAGATTGA
- the chrA gene encoding chromate efflux transporter: MRRLWEIFLVSLKLGCTSFGGPTAHLGYFQNEYVQKRKWLSDNDYSQLVALSQFLPGPASSQVGMGIGLLRGGLFGSIVSFLGFTLPSVLLLMAFAYFSTQTEMEMGWVHGLKLVAVAIVAQAIFDMSKKLIPSIRHFIIALLALVVVLLWIHPLAQVTAIIVASVIGYQFFKKTDEREDLKETIVPISKMTGVCFLVLFVLLLIGLPVASPFIQNEWFTIIEKFYLSGALVFGGGHVVLPLLEAQFVQSGLMSSSDFLAGYGMTQAVPGPLFTFASYIGLVIAGVPGAIIATVAIFLPAFLLIVGAMPFWIALNRIAGLRGVVAGANAAVVGILAAAFIHPIVTQTIQNGLDIVIAVVFLWCLIRWKIQPYVLVLVGVCIGIVCY, encoded by the coding sequence TTGCGAAGGTTATGGGAAATTTTTTTAGTTTCGCTTAAATTAGGTTGTACTTCCTTTGGGGGTCCCACTGCACATTTAGGGTATTTTCAAAATGAATATGTTCAAAAGCGTAAATGGTTATCTGACAATGACTACAGTCAGCTTGTAGCACTCAGTCAATTTTTGCCGGGACCAGCATCGAGCCAGGTAGGGATGGGTATTGGCTTATTAAGAGGCGGATTGTTTGGAAGTATTGTGTCATTTCTTGGTTTTACATTACCATCAGTTTTGCTGCTTATGGCATTTGCCTATTTTTCTACACAAACTGAGATGGAGATGGGCTGGGTTCATGGCTTAAAATTAGTGGCGGTTGCGATTGTTGCACAAGCTATTTTTGATATGTCAAAAAAATTAATCCCTAGTATTCGCCATTTTATAATTGCTTTATTAGCACTTGTAGTAGTGCTTCTATGGATTCATCCACTTGCACAGGTAACTGCTATTATCGTTGCTTCGGTCATAGGTTATCAATTTTTTAAGAAGACCGATGAAAGAGAGGACTTAAAAGAAACGATTGTGCCGATTTCAAAAATGACCGGTGTATGTTTTTTAGTGCTGTTTGTTCTATTACTTATTGGTTTACCAGTCGCAAGCCCATTTATTCAAAATGAATGGTTTACGATAATTGAAAAGTTTTATCTATCAGGTGCATTAGTCTTTGGTGGAGGTCATGTGGTGTTGCCTTTACTTGAGGCACAGTTTGTCCAAAGTGGATTAATGAGTTCTTCAGATTTTTTAGCAGGCTACGGAATGACACAGGCGGTCCCTGGTCCATTATTTACGTTTGCCTCCTATATAGGTCTGGTTATTGCCGGAGTACCAGGAGCCATCATAGCTACTGTAGCCATTTTTTTACCGGCCTTTTTACTGATAGTTGGGGCGATGCCTTTTTGGATTGCTCTTAACCGTATCGCAGGATTAAGAGGAGTGGTGGCTGGAGCAAATGCTGCGGTAGTTGGGATTTTAGCTGCTGCTTTTATCCATCCTATTGTTACGCAGACAATTCAAAATGGACTAGACATAGTGATTGCGGTTGTTTTTTTATGGTGCTTGATACGTTGGAAAATTCAACCTTATGTGCTTGTGTTAGTTGGTGTTTGTATAGGAATTGTATGTTATTAA
- a CDS encoding DUF4179 domain-containing protein translates to MSNDLIVEVQPKVNRGRKAWFIVVLLLLVATCMLVFYFLFNKDLNFEAYKTVVGKTTENSLGRLTLNEIIIDDNQILLNATYKPVKDLNFDDQLFFVPQVFVNGQELTVRNGGQSIAQSDKTFTIYSSVKLSELPKDKILNLDIRYNDWNGEKKIDEPWEFQVEASQKQLQEDRKVFSVEKKVKLLDGQEITIEKVVSTPISTTIYFQSENSLLNEAIHLKIQSASGESWHFNSAYPLNVDYTKWGVRLDTVYLTEEYYRLISLAADGSELGSAVEIEEK, encoded by the coding sequence ATGTCCAATGATTTGATAGTCGAGGTTCAGCCTAAGGTAAATCGAGGACGCAAAGCATGGTTTATTGTAGTATTGCTTTTATTGGTAGCTACTTGTATGCTTGTTTTTTATTTTTTGTTTAATAAGGATTTGAATTTTGAAGCCTACAAAACAGTTGTTGGTAAAACTACTGAAAATAGCCTCGGACGTTTAACGTTAAATGAAATAATAATTGACGATAATCAGATACTATTGAATGCTACCTATAAACCAGTAAAGGACTTAAATTTCGATGATCAACTTTTTTTCGTTCCACAGGTTTTTGTGAATGGTCAAGAATTAACAGTTAGAAATGGAGGACAGTCCATCGCGCAATCCGATAAAACTTTTACAATCTATAGTAGTGTGAAATTAAGCGAATTACCAAAGGATAAAATATTAAATTTAGATATTCGCTATAACGACTGGAACGGAGAAAAAAAGATTGACGAGCCGTGGGAATTTCAAGTGGAAGCTTCACAAAAGCAATTACAAGAAGATAGAAAGGTCTTCTCTGTTGAGAAAAAAGTAAAGCTGTTAGATGGTCAGGAGATAACGATAGAAAAGGTTGTTTCTACACCAATTTCAACAACGATTTACTTTCAATCCGAGAATAGCCTTTTAAATGAAGCGATACATTTAAAAATCCAATCAGCATCAGGGGAATCTTGGCACTTTAATTCTGCTTATCCTTTAAATGTAGATTATACGAAGTGGGGTGTTCGCCTCGATACAGTATATTTAACGGAGGAGTACTATAGGCTAATTTCTCTTGCTGCAGATGGAAGTGAGCTTGGTTCAGCAGTTGAAATTGAAGAAAAATAA
- a CDS encoding oligoribonuclease: protein MYKLLSHNDLDGVGCGILAKLAFHDQVKVRYNSIASLDHEIEYFLDNTKQDTFLFITDLSPNEKNEKRLNEYYIATSKVQLLDHHKTAHHLNEYEWGKVLVEDENGYLTSATSLFYQYLVTHGLLEKTNSITEFVELVRQYDTWEWEKNENHQAHRLNTLFFLVSIEEFEEKMLERLKTSGHFDFDEFEKKILNMEEEKIERYIRRKKRELVQTAIGDYFTGVVYAESYHSELGNELGKENVHLDYIAILNMGGKKISFRTIHDHIDVSAIAGEFGGGGHQKAAGCSLTDEAYEQYVAQTFHIEPIPEDAKRNRYNLRFSSFGTLYKNLKEEVFLLYSISDFDWVIEKNKLPLDQIFTSFYEAEWFLKRNYQAWLVKDELFVDYLMKEAKKIRHQE, encoded by the coding sequence ATGTATAAATTGCTATCACATAATGATTTAGATGGAGTAGGTTGCGGAATTTTAGCCAAGCTTGCCTTTCATGACCAAGTAAAAGTAAGATACAATTCGATTGCGTCGCTTGACCATGAGATTGAGTATTTTTTAGACAATACCAAGCAAGATACTTTTTTATTTATTACCGATTTATCTCCAAACGAGAAAAATGAAAAGAGATTGAATGAGTATTATATCGCTACTAGCAAAGTTCAACTGCTTGATCACCATAAAACAGCTCATCATTTGAACGAATATGAATGGGGTAAAGTGTTGGTAGAGGATGAAAATGGATATTTAACATCGGCAACATCCTTATTTTATCAGTATCTAGTTACACATGGATTATTAGAGAAAACGAATTCCATCACAGAATTTGTAGAGTTAGTTAGACAATACGATACATGGGAATGGGAAAAGAATGAAAATCACCAAGCCCATCGTCTAAATACTCTCTTTTTTTTGGTGTCGATCGAGGAATTTGAAGAAAAGATGCTTGAACGTTTAAAAACAAGCGGGCATTTTGATTTTGATGAATTTGAAAAGAAAATTTTAAACATGGAAGAAGAGAAAATAGAACGTTATATCCGACGGAAAAAAAGGGAGCTAGTGCAAACAGCAATTGGAGATTATTTTACAGGTGTGGTTTATGCAGAATCTTATCATTCAGAGCTTGGTAATGAATTAGGAAAAGAAAATGTACACCTTGATTATATAGCTATATTAAATATGGGGGGCAAAAAAATTTCCTTTCGTACGATTCATGATCACATAGATGTTTCGGCAATTGCAGGAGAATTTGGAGGGGGCGGTCATCAAAAAGCGGCTGGTTGCTCTTTAACAGATGAAGCTTATGAGCAGTATGTGGCACAAACATTTCATATAGAACCAATCCCAGAGGATGCGAAGCGAAATCGCTATAATTTAAGGTTTTCTTCTTTTGGGACATTGTATAAAAACCTTAAGGAAGAAGTTTTCCTCCTATATTCAATAAGTGATTTTGATTGGGTAATTGAAAAAAACAAACTTCCATTAGATCAAATCTTCACAAGCTTTTATGAAGCGGAATGGTTTTTAAAAAGAAATTATCAAGCATGGTTAGTTAAAGATGAGTTATTTGTAGATTATTTAATGAAAGAGGCCAAAAAGATTCGTCATCAAGAGTAA
- a CDS encoding pyridoxal-dependent decarboxylase, whose amino-acid sequence MKKIQQLFQSEDGNIEQRENLLSLLEKIVSSLDELKDPKSTTLGPMKERSDNFYKELMQDNQVPTSGVGLDQVVDGLTQLMQGHPYHTRNFVTNVLPMASIPGILGQFTSALLNGNNLWDVYGPAAAECEVKVVAMMSKLVGYDYTQSFGYTTWGGQGAVFSGLRLAIAKQFPNAKEDGVPNNLYCFASENAHYSLLKSIEAVGIGSKHLIRVKAGQDHSMDIEDLRLRMTEVIENGGIPVYVVATTGATDQFAIDDVQAIKNVTTELEQKHSLKPIHIHADSALGGFYAFFNDYDFKANPLQFEADVLQGLEQIKERMQYLPIADSLCFDFQKLGQTPYLTSLFLIKEGKHLQLLDIEDFDTPYVGNRGYGSYHTGYTLECSRMGSSIAIYAALQAFGKEGYQQILANYVRVNLAFRAQLAEKTPMLQLVNESNIGPVTAFRLYPEGLNWKSEQSGSYTQDQIEYINGLNASLFEIIGEGRDEVFFGDTTRVCTVITSDTKQQMPVAAAKFFSISPYTETEHIGDMIHFLQQKLKVLEDAKVEYSL is encoded by the coding sequence ATGAAAAAAATCCAACAATTATTCCAAAGTGAAGACGGAAATATCGAACAAAGAGAGAATTTATTATCTCTATTAGAGAAAATTGTTTCCTCTTTAGATGAGTTAAAGGACCCAAAATCAACAACTCTTGGACCGATGAAAGAGCGTTCTGACAATTTTTACAAAGAGCTAATGCAAGATAATCAAGTACCAACTTCAGGTGTAGGACTTGATCAGGTTGTGGATGGATTAACACAATTGATGCAAGGACATCCTTACCATACACGCAACTTTGTAACAAATGTTTTACCAATGGCCAGCATTCCTGGCATATTAGGTCAATTTACAAGTGCCTTACTTAATGGTAACAATCTATGGGATGTATACGGACCAGCTGCCGCAGAATGTGAGGTAAAGGTGGTCGCAATGATGTCGAAGTTAGTTGGCTACGACTATACACAAAGCTTCGGTTACACAACTTGGGGTGGACAAGGGGCTGTTTTCAGTGGGCTACGTCTTGCAATCGCTAAACAATTCCCTAACGCAAAGGAAGATGGCGTACCAAATAATTTATATTGCTTCGCTTCAGAAAATGCGCATTACAGCTTATTAAAATCAATTGAAGCAGTCGGCATCGGTAGCAAGCATTTAATTCGTGTAAAAGCTGGACAAGATCATTCAATGGATATCGAAGACTTACGTTTGCGTATGACTGAGGTTATCGAAAACGGTGGCATTCCAGTGTATGTAGTTGCTACAACAGGCGCTACAGATCAATTTGCTATTGATGATGTACAAGCAATCAAAAATGTTACAACTGAGCTAGAACAAAAACATTCCTTAAAACCTATACATATTCACGCTGATTCAGCTTTAGGTGGTTTTTACGCATTCTTCAACGATTATGACTTTAAGGCAAATCCACTTCAGTTTGAGGCTGATGTTTTACAAGGTTTAGAACAAATTAAAGAACGTATGCAATATTTACCTATTGCAGATAGCCTTTGCTTCGACTTCCAAAAGCTTGGTCAAACACCGTATTTAACAAGCTTATTCTTAATAAAAGAAGGAAAACATTTGCAGCTATTAGATATTGAGGACTTCGACACACCTTATGTAGGAAATCGAGGCTATGGTTCTTACCATACAGGCTATACATTAGAGTGCTCTCGTATGGGTAGTTCAATTGCTATTTATGCTGCATTACAGGCGTTTGGTAAAGAAGGCTACCAACAAATATTAGCGAATTATGTGCGTGTAAATTTAGCGTTCCGTGCGCAGTTAGCTGAGAAAACGCCTATGTTACAACTAGTAAATGAGTCTAATATTGGACCAGTCACAGCCTTCCGTTTATATCCAGAAGGTTTGAATTGGAAATCTGAACAGTCAGGTAGCTATACACAAGATCAGATTGAATATATTAATGGCCTAAATGCTTCTTTATTTGAAATTATAGGTGAAGGTCGTGACGAAGTATTTTTCGGCGATACAACACGGGTTTGCACTGTCATCACTAGTGATACAAAACAACAAATGCCAGTCGCTGCTGCAAAATTCTTTTCTATTTCTCCTTATACTGAGACGGAGCATATTGGTGACATGATTCATTTCTTACAACAAAAGTTGAAAGTTTTGGAGGATGCTAAAGTTGAATATAGTCTCTAA
- a CDS encoding methyl-accepting chemotaxis protein: MLKLNIVSKLKSSLLYKYIASFTIPITIISLLFSVVLFIVCNQIINNYVIKQFESSLNVVSKTIFEDIDKNDVKAADNGDKDKYEELLNQLNETLKNFDIENAYVLSRANGKEHIVALSNKNNHQEAYTFSKEMREALDSGTVKSSEIYEDEYGTHKSIFIPFEDTDILFGLDMDASFISKLETNLIWNCIIMTVIFVIFGIIVAYFISKGIIKPIKNMTGYVGKVAKGDLAVEPLHIKGSHEIAQLSEGIENMTADLRSLIQQIAENAEQVAAMSEELTASSEQTSASIQQITSSMQEVAAGSEKQTSSIEEVENHIITISTKMSEVVSSVNDVTAKAFSASSISEKGNTTIQSATEKMTVTSNAIQESTKVVERLSTYSNEIGDIVTLINEITDQTNLLALNASIEAARAGEHGKGFAVVAEEVRKLADQSLAATNSIRTRIETIKEESAQAVKSMAISSNNLAESSNAFNASGEAFGEIYSHITALTQEMDHVNNIITNINDGVSSIAISVEDVGVVAVQASGNIQNVAAASEEQSASIEEITASSNNLAEMAQQLRNITQKFQL; the protein is encoded by the coding sequence ATGCTAAAGTTGAATATAGTCTCTAAGCTAAAGAGTTCTTTACTCTATAAATATATTGCCAGCTTTACTATTCCAATTACGATTATTTCATTATTATTTAGCGTCGTATTATTTATTGTGTGTAATCAAATTATCAATAATTATGTTATTAAACAATTTGAGTCGTCTTTAAATGTTGTATCTAAAACTATTTTTGAAGATATCGACAAAAACGATGTCAAAGCTGCAGATAACGGCGATAAGGATAAATATGAAGAACTATTAAATCAATTAAATGAAACACTTAAAAATTTTGATATCGAAAACGCCTACGTCCTTTCACGTGCAAATGGCAAGGAACATATAGTTGCATTAAGCAATAAAAATAATCATCAAGAGGCCTATACTTTTAGTAAAGAAATGCGTGAAGCGTTAGATTCTGGAACTGTTAAATCTAGTGAGATTTATGAAGATGAATACGGAACCCATAAATCGATTTTTATACCATTTGAAGATACCGATATTCTTTTTGGTTTAGATATGGACGCTTCTTTCATTTCTAAACTTGAAACAAATCTTATTTGGAACTGTATCATTATGACCGTGATTTTTGTGATATTTGGTATTATTGTGGCTTACTTCATTAGTAAAGGTATTATAAAACCAATTAAAAATATGACTGGTTATGTTGGTAAAGTAGCAAAAGGAGACTTAGCTGTTGAACCACTTCATATAAAGGGTTCTCATGAAATTGCCCAGCTCTCTGAAGGCATTGAAAATATGACCGCAGACTTACGTTCGCTTATTCAGCAAATTGCTGAAAATGCTGAGCAAGTAGCCGCTATGTCTGAAGAGTTAACGGCAAGCTCTGAGCAAACAAGTGCATCTATTCAACAAATTACCTCTTCTATGCAAGAAGTTGCTGCGGGATCAGAAAAACAAACTTCCTCTATTGAAGAAGTAGAAAATCATATTATAACAATCTCCACAAAGATGTCAGAAGTTGTATCGAGCGTTAATGATGTCACTGCTAAAGCATTTAGTGCATCCTCTATTTCAGAAAAAGGCAATACAACGATTCAAAGTGCTACAGAAAAAATGACGGTCACATCTAATGCTATTCAAGAGTCTACAAAGGTTGTGGAACGTTTAAGCACATACTCAAATGAGATTGGAGACATTGTAACCTTAATTAATGAAATTACGGATCAAACAAATTTACTCGCTTTAAATGCATCTATTGAAGCAGCACGTGCTGGTGAGCATGGTAAAGGCTTCGCGGTTGTAGCTGAAGAAGTTCGTAAACTCGCAGACCAATCGTTAGCAGCGACAAATAGTATTCGAACACGTATTGAAACGATTAAGGAAGAGTCTGCCCAAGCTGTTAAATCCATGGCAATTAGTAGTAATAACCTTGCAGAAAGCTCTAACGCCTTTAATGCATCAGGTGAAGCCTTTGGAGAAATCTATTCGCATATTACTGCACTAACTCAAGAAATGGATCATGTTAATAATATCATTACAAATATTAATGACGGGGTTAGCAGCATTGCAATTTCTGTAGAGGATGTAGGTGTAGTAGCCGTTCAAGCATCTGGAAACATTCAGAATGTAGCAGCTGCTTCTGAGGAACAATCTGCAAGTATTGAAGAGATTACTGCGTCTTCAAATAATTTAGCTGAGATGGCACAGCAACTTCGTAATATCACACAAAAATTTCAGTTATAA
- a CDS encoding SDR family NAD(P)-dependent oxidoreductase gives MKTALVIGASGGMGYALVNELVSRNIKVKAFARNKEKLVALFQHDKNVEIISGDAFNEQEMMKASNDVDVIFHAISFPYQDWEKKHNRCLDMVIKIAEKQGAKIALVDNIYAYGRQSTNRITEEGRKEPQTKKGKIRLAMENKLKESNVPSLIVHLPDLYGPNAENTILYETLKNVAQGKKANFVGNMQVKREFLYTVDGAKAMVELASRDAAYNQNWNVPAIHPITGDELIKILREITGYKKGIRTISKGMIRFIGVFSPSMKEVVEILYLTEKPVILSGEKYEKEIGTLPHTAYRVGLEETIVWMNKRAK, from the coding sequence TTGAAAACTGCATTAGTTATTGGGGCGTCTGGTGGGATGGGTTATGCTTTAGTTAATGAATTAGTAAGCCGCAATATAAAGGTAAAGGCCTTTGCTAGAAATAAAGAAAAATTAGTTGCACTTTTTCAGCATGACAAAAATGTCGAAATCATTTCTGGCGATGCATTTAATGAACAGGAAATGATGAAGGCTTCAAATGATGTGGATGTTATTTTTCATGCTATTAGTTTTCCATATCAGGATTGGGAAAAGAAGCATAACCGGTGCTTAGATATGGTCATTAAAATAGCCGAAAAGCAAGGAGCAAAGATTGCGCTTGTAGATAATATTTATGCATATGGAAGACAGTCCACAAATCGAATTACAGAGGAGGGGAGAAAAGAACCGCAAACAAAGAAGGGGAAAATTCGTTTAGCAATGGAAAACAAATTGAAGGAAAGTAATGTACCCTCGTTAATCGTTCATTTGCCTGATTTATATGGGCCAAATGCAGAGAATACAATACTCTATGAAACGCTAAAAAACGTTGCACAAGGTAAAAAAGCTAATTTTGTAGGAAATATGCAGGTGAAAAGGGAGTTCCTTTATACAGTTGATGGTGCAAAGGCTATGGTTGAGCTTGCTTCTCGAGATGCTGCATATAATCAGAATTGGAATGTTCCAGCTATTCATCCGATAACAGGGGATGAACTGATAAAAATATTACGTGAAATTACTGGTTATAAAAAAGGTATTCGTACAATCTCTAAAGGGATGATACGTTTTATCGGAGTTTTTTCTCCTTCTATGAAAGAAGTAGTTGAGATATTGTATTTAACAGAAAAACCGGTCATATTAAGTGGGGAAAAATACGAAAAGGAAATAGGCACTTTACCACATACTGCATATAGAGTAGGGCTAGAAGAAACGATTGTATGGATGAACAAGAGGGCAAAATAG
- a CDS encoding TetR/AcrR family transcriptional regulator: MSPRKQSTKDLTKEMIVNEAHKQFIAKDFHQVSMRSIAKELGCSHGAIYYHFKNKAEIFYSILGDYFSELNNTLDETVNGPEDNNAKLLNIFVGFMAFGLNNQSQYELMFIIRDSEMDGLSQEAANFSYEKFAQSVQSLSKTELLISDIHSTFIALHGFVAHYRHYVKNYEEAKEAADVHAKFLFNALT, from the coding sequence ATGTCACCACGTAAACAGTCAACAAAAGATTTGACGAAAGAAATGATTGTAAATGAGGCACATAAGCAATTTATAGCGAAGGATTTTCATCAAGTATCGATGCGCAGTATAGCTAAAGAGCTTGGTTGCAGTCATGGGGCTATTTACTATCATTTTAAAAATAAAGCAGAAATTTTTTACTCAATTTTAGGTGATTATTTTTCTGAATTAAATAATACTTTAGATGAAACTGTGAATGGTCCTGAAGATAATAATGCTAAACTGCTGAATATTTTTGTAGGCTTTATGGCATTTGGTTTAAATAATCAAAGCCAATATGAATTAATGTTTATAATAAGGGACAGTGAAATGGATGGGCTTTCACAAGAGGCAGCAAATTTTAGTTATGAAAAATTTGCACAATCTGTACAGTCCTTATCAAAGACTGAACTGTTGATTTCAGATATACATTCTACATTTATTGCTCTACATGGTTTTGTTGCACATTATCGTCATTATGTAAAAAATTATGAGGAAGCGAAAGAGGCAGCAGATGTACATGCAAAATTTCTTTTTAACGCTTTAACATAA
- a CDS encoding GatB/YqeY domain-containing protein: MLKTEVFEQLKKAMKEKDVLAKGVLSLLKSALDLAEKEKGEALSTEEEIAIVNREVKQTNQALEGAQNAGRADLIEKEEAKLVLLKSFLPKQLTEEEIVEKLVAAGVVKGMNMGDAMKIAKPLLTGQAEGAMISKVVKSLIS, translated from the coding sequence TTGTTAAAAACAGAGGTATTTGAACAATTAAAAAAGGCAATGAAAGAAAAGGACGTATTAGCAAAAGGCGTACTATCGCTTTTGAAATCTGCCCTAGATTTAGCTGAGAAGGAAAAGGGAGAAGCTTTATCGACTGAAGAGGAAATTGCTATCGTTAATCGTGAGGTTAAGCAAACAAATCAGGCATTAGAGGGTGCTCAAAATGCAGGGCGAGCTGACTTAATTGAAAAAGAGGAAGCGAAATTAGTCCTATTAAAATCATTTTTACCGAAGCAATTAACTGAAGAAGAAATTGTAGAAAAACTTGTGGCAGCTGGCGTTGTAAAAGGGATGAATATGGGGGATGCGATGAAAATTGCAAAACCTCTATTAACTGGTCAAGCAGAAGGTGCTATGATCTCAAAAGTTGTGAAGAGTTTAATTTCATAA